A genomic region of Halichondria panicea chromosome 5, odHalPani1.1, whole genome shotgun sequence contains the following coding sequences:
- the LOC135335926 gene encoding sushi, von Willebrand factor type A, EGF and pentraxin domain-containing protein 1-like isoform X2, with protein MMKMNYCMYQARKIFIFLRCIVEVLGPPIPSICLTPPTVQNGYVSSSMLYSAMYSCNIGYQLSGSATAICEIGDMGVFYSWISVPTCIAVPCGNPPTIPNGSSTFTGTTFEETATYSCENGYQSSGSSTVTCQASGSWGTAPTCQPVPCGNPPTIPNGSRTFTGTTFEETATYSCENGYQLSGSSTVTCQANGSWGTAPTCQPVLCGNPPTIPNGSRTFTGTTFEDTATYSCENGYQSSGSSTVTCQASGSWGTAPTCQPVPCGNPPTIPNGSRTFTGTTFEETATYSCENGYQSSGSSTVTCQASGSWGTAPTCQPVPCGNPPTIPNGSRTFTGTTFGDTATYSCENGYQLSGSSTVTCQASGSWSTASTCSLRVPCGDPPTIPNGFKTFTGTTFGETATYTCNTGYQLLGSSTVTCQASGSWSTAPTCSPVPCGNPPTIPNGSRTFTGTTFGDTATYSCENGYQLLGSSTVTCQASGSWSTAPTCSPVPCGNPPTIPNGSRTFTGTTFEETATYSCENGYQLSGSSTVTCQASGSWDTAPTCSPVPCGSPPTILNGSRTFNDTIIGETATYICDDGYQLSGSAIVMCQASGSWSTRPSCNAPQPGSCDNPPTISNGSRTFVGTVWEESAFYSCNTGYQLSGPSTVTCQASGNWSTVPTCKAIYSQQPPLSAMDNTAVTVGSVIAASIIIFVMFVFLAVVIATKKHRNQIPIAQNSFKETSIRNLNSEETNMSNFSSIPLNKGPEATADPEYDEVGPPVVKNGSKQYSFDVGPCPAYGGGIL; from the exons ATGATGAAAATGAACTACTGCATGTACCAAGCCAGAAAAATCTTTATCTTTCTTCGCTGCATTGTTGAAG TTTTAGGTCCTCCTATTCCATCCATCTGTTTAACACCACCTACTGTTCAAAATGGCTACGTCTCTTCAAGTATGCTCTATTCAGCAATGTACAGCTGCAACATAGGGTACCAACTGTCTGGATCAGCCACAGCAATTTGCGAAATTGGAGACATGGGTGTATTTTACAGCTGGATTTCAGTACCGACATGTATCG CTGTCCCGTGTGGCAACCCTCCGACCATTCCCAACGGGTCCAGTACTTTCACTGGCACTACATTTGAGGAGACAGCCACTTACAGCTGTGAAAATGGATACCAATCGTCAGGATCATCCACAGTGACCTGTCAGGCTAGTGGAAGTTGGGGTACTGCACCAACTTGCCAAC CTGTCCCGTGTGGCAACCCTCCGACCATTCCCAATGGGTCCAGGACTTTCACTGGCACTACATTTGAGGAGACAGCCACTTACAGCTGTGAAAATGGATACCAATTGTCAGGATCATCCACAGTGACCTGTCAGGCTAATGGAAGTTGGGGTACTGCACCAACTTGCCAAC CTGTCCTGTGTGGCAATCCTCCGACCATTCCCAATGGGTCCAGGACTTTCACTGGCACTACATTTGAGGATACAGCCACTTACAGCTGTGAAAATGGATACCAATCGTCAGGATCATCCACAGTGACCTGTCAGGCTAGTGGAAGTTGGGGTACTGCACCAACTTGCCAAC CTGTCCCGTGTGGCAACCCTCCGACCATTCCCAACGGGTCCAGGACTTTCACTGGCACTACATTTGAGGAGACAGCCACTTACAGCTGTGAAAATGGATACCAATCGTCAGGATCATCCACAGTGACCTGTCAGGCTAGTGGAAGTTGGGGTACTGCACCAACTTGCCAAC CTGTCCCGTGTGGCAACCCTCCGACCATTCCCAATGGGTCCAGGACTTTCACTGGCACTACATTTGGAGATACGGCCACTTACAGCTGTGAGAATGGATACCAATTGTCAGGATCATCCACAGTGACCTGTCAGGCTAGTGGAAGTTGGAGTACTGCATCAACTTGCTCATTAC GTGTCCCCTGTGGTGACCCTCCAACCATTCCCAATGGGTTCAAAACTTTCACTGGTACTACATTTGGGGAGACAGCCACCTATACTTGTAACACTGGGTACCAACTGTTAGGATCATCCACAGTGACCTGTCAGGCTAGTGGAAGTTGGAGTACTGCACCAACTTGCTCAC CTGTCCCGTGTGGCAATCCTCCGACCATTCCCAATGGGTCCAGGACTTTCACTGGCACTACATTTGGAGATACGGCCACTTACAGCTGTGAGAATGGATACCAATTGTTAGGATCATCTACAGTGACCTGTCAGGCTAGTGGAAGTTGGAGTACTGCACCAACTTGCTCAC CTGTCCCGTGTGGCAACCCTCCGACCATTCCCAACGGGTCCAGGACTTTCACTGGCACTACATTTGAGGAGACAGCCACTTACAGCTGTGAAAATGGATACCAATTGTCAGGATCATCCACAGTGACCTGTCAGGCTAGTGGAAGTTGGGACACTGCACCAACTTGCTCAC CTGTCCCCTGTGGTAGCCCTCCGACCATTCTCAACGGGTCCAGGACCTTCAATGATACTATAATTGGGGAGACCGCGACCTACATCTGTGACGATGGCTATCAACTTTCAGGATCAGCTATAGTGATGTGCCAAGCTAGCGGAAGTTGGAGTACAAGACCAAGTTGTAATG CTCCTCAGCCTGGCTCTTGTGACAATCCTCCAACCATTTCCAATGGGTCCAGGACTTTTGTTGGTACAGTATGGGAGGAGTCGGCATTTTACAGCTGTAACACTGGTTACCAACTGTCAGGACCATCCACAGTTACCTGTCAAGCTAGCGGAAATTGGAGTACTGTACCAACTTGTAAAG CAATTTATTCTCAACAACCTCCTTTGTCAGCTATGGATAACACTGCTGTAACTGTGGGCTCTGTGATAGCTGCAAGTATTATCATTTTTGTGATGTTTGTTTTTTTAGCTGTTGTGATAGCCACCAAGAAACATCGAAACCAAATTCCTATCGCTCAGAACTCTTTTAAAGAGACAAG TATCAGGAATTTGAACAGTGAAGAAACAAACATGAGCAATTTTTCATCCATCCCTCTCAACAAAGGGCCAGAGGCAACTGCGGACCCAGAGTATGACGAGGTAGGACCCCCTGTGGTGAAGAATGGGAGCAAACAGTACAGCTTTGACGTTGGTCCTTGTCCTGCGTACGGGGGGGGCATACTCTGA